The following are encoded together in the Serratia odorifera genome:
- a CDS encoding peptidoglycan glycosyltransferase FtsI, producing the protein MKAARPGKLKRQEDQASFVSWRFALLCGCILLALVGLMLRVAYLQVINPDRLVKEGDMRSLRVQQVPTARGMISDRAGRPLAVSVPVNAIWADPKELNERGGITLDSRWKALSDALEIPLDKLSSRINANPKGRFVYLARQVNPAIGDYIHKLKLPGIYLRQESRRYYPAGQVTSHIIGVTNIDGQGIEGVEKSFDRWLTGQPGERTVRKDRYGRVIEDISSVDSQAAHNLVLSVDERLQALVYRELNNAVAFNKAESGTAVLIDVNTGEVLAMANSPSYNPNNMAGTPKDTMRNRAITDIFEPGSTVKPMVVMTALQHGVVRENSVLNTVPYRINGHEIKDVARYPELSVTGILQKSSNVGVSKLALAMPSSALVDTYSRFGLGKATNLGLVGESSGIYPKKQRWSDIERATFSFGYGLMVTPLQLARVYATIGSMGVYRPLSITKVDPPVAGERVFPEPLVRTVVHMMESVALPGGGGVKAAIKGYRIAIKTGTAKKVGPDGKYVNRYIAYTAGVAPASNPRFALVVVINDPQGGKYYGGAISAPVFGAIMGGVLRTMNVEPDALPTADKSELVINKKEGSGGRS; encoded by the coding sequence ATGAAAGCAGCACGCCCCGGTAAGTTGAAACGCCAGGAAGATCAAGCCAGCTTTGTCAGCTGGCGTTTTGCGTTGCTGTGCGGCTGTATTTTGCTGGCGCTGGTCGGGTTGATGCTGCGTGTCGCCTATCTGCAGGTGATTAACCCCGATCGGCTGGTCAAAGAGGGCGATATGCGCTCTTTGCGCGTTCAGCAGGTGCCGACCGCCCGTGGGATGATCAGTGACCGGGCTGGACGTCCGCTGGCGGTCAGCGTACCGGTCAATGCCATCTGGGCCGACCCCAAGGAACTGAACGAACGCGGCGGCATCACGCTCGACAGCCGTTGGAAGGCGCTGTCTGATGCGTTGGAAATCCCGCTGGACAAACTGTCCAGCCGCATCAACGCCAACCCGAAAGGGCGCTTTGTGTATCTGGCGCGTCAGGTCAACCCGGCCATCGGCGATTACATCCACAAACTGAAGCTGCCGGGCATCTATCTGCGTCAGGAATCGCGCCGCTACTATCCGGCCGGTCAGGTAACGTCGCACATTATCGGCGTCACCAACATTGACGGTCAGGGCATTGAAGGGGTTGAAAAAAGCTTCGATCGCTGGCTGACCGGTCAGCCGGGCGAACGTACGGTGCGCAAAGACCGTTATGGGCGGGTGATCGAGGATATCTCTTCGGTTGACAGCCAGGCGGCGCACAACCTGGTGTTGAGCGTTGACGAGCGCCTGCAGGCGCTGGTGTATCGCGAACTCAACAACGCGGTGGCGTTCAACAAGGCCGAGTCCGGTACGGCGGTGCTGATCGACGTCAACACCGGCGAAGTGCTGGCGATGGCCAACAGCCCGTCCTACAACCCGAACAATATGGCCGGTACGCCGAAGGACACCATGCGTAACCGTGCCATTACCGATATTTTTGAACCTGGTTCGACCGTAAAACCGATGGTGGTCATGACGGCCTTGCAGCACGGCGTAGTAAGAGAAAACAGCGTGCTCAATACCGTGCCTTACCGCATTAACGGCCATGAAATCAAAGATGTGGCGCGTTATCCGGAACTGTCGGTCACCGGGATCTTGCAGAAGTCGAGTAACGTCGGTGTTTCAAAGCTGGCGTTAGCGATGCCGTCCTCGGCGTTAGTAGATACTTACTCGCGTTTTGGACTGGGAAAAGCGACCAATTTGGGGCTGGTCGGAGAAAGCAGTGGCATATACCCAAAAAAACAACGGTGGTCTGACATAGAGAGGGCCACCTTCTCTTTCGGCTACGGGCTAATGGTAACACCGTTACAGTTGGCGCGAGTCTATGCAACGATCGGCAGTATGGGCGTCTATCGTCCGCTGTCGATTACCAAGGTTGACCCGCCGGTCGCCGGTGAGCGCGTTTTCCCTGAACCGTTGGTTCGCACCGTGGTGCACATGATGGAAAGCGTGGCCCTGCCGGGCGGCGGTGGCGTGAAGGCGGCCATCAAGGGGTACCGGATCGCCATTAAAACCGGTACCGCCAAGAAGGTTGGCCCGGACGGCAAATACGTCAACCGATACATCGCTTATACCGCCGGCGTTGCGCCGGCAAGTAACCCGCGTTTTGCCCTGGTGGTGGTCATCAACGACCCGCAGGGTGGCAAGTACTACGGTGGCGCAATCTCTGCGCCGGTGTTTGGCGCCATTATGGGCGGCGTACTGCGTACCATGAACGTCGAGCCGGACGCGTTGCCCACCGCGGATAAAAGCGAATTGGTAATCAATAAAAAAGAGGGTTCAGGTGGCAGATCGTAA
- the cra gene encoding catabolite repressor/activator, with translation MKLDEIARLAGVSRTTASYVINGKAKQYRVSDKTVEKVMAVVREHNYHPNAVAAGLRAGRTRSIGLVIPDLENTSYTRIANYLERQARQRGYQLLIACSEDQPDNEMRCIEHLLQRQVDAIIVSTALPPEHPFYQRWANDSLPIIALDRALDREHFISVVGADQEDAFALAQELRTFPAKSVLYLGALPELSVSFLREQGFRQAWQDDERHVDYLYANSYEREAAGTLFANWLKTNPMPQALFTTSFSLLQGVMDVTLKQQGRLPTDLAIATFGDNELLDFLECPVLAVAQRHRDVAERVLELVLASLDEPRKPKPGLTRIRRNLFRRGSLSRK, from the coding sequence GTGAAACTGGATGAAATCGCGCGTCTCGCAGGCGTTTCGCGCACCACGGCCAGTTATGTCATCAATGGAAAGGCGAAGCAGTATCGCGTTAGCGATAAAACCGTCGAGAAAGTGATGGCCGTGGTCAGGGAGCATAATTATCATCCGAACGCCGTCGCGGCCGGGCTGCGTGCCGGTCGGACCCGTTCTATCGGCCTGGTGATTCCCGATCTGGAAAACACCAGTTATACCCGCATTGCCAACTATCTCGAACGTCAGGCGCGTCAGCGTGGTTACCAACTGTTGATCGCCTGTTCGGAAGACCAGCCAGATAACGAAATGCGCTGCATCGAACATCTGTTGCAGCGTCAGGTGGACGCCATTATCGTCTCCACCGCCTTGCCGCCGGAGCACCCGTTCTATCAGCGTTGGGCCAACGATTCGCTGCCGATTATCGCGCTGGATCGCGCCTTGGATCGCGAACATTTCATTAGCGTGGTCGGCGCCGATCAGGAAGACGCCTTCGCCCTGGCGCAGGAATTGCGCACCTTCCCGGCAAAATCGGTGCTGTATCTTGGCGCATTGCCCGAACTGTCGGTCAGTTTCCTGCGTGAACAGGGATTCAGACAGGCCTGGCAGGACGACGAGCGGCACGTCGATTATCTCTATGCCAACAGCTATGAGCGTGAAGCCGCCGGTACGCTGTTTGCCAACTGGCTGAAAACCAACCCGATGCCGCAGGCATTATTCACCACCTCGTTTTCGTTGTTGCAGGGCGTGATGGATGTGACGCTCAAGCAACAGGGCCGTTTGCCGACCGATCTGGCCATTGCCACCTTTGGTGACAACGAGCTGTTGGACTTCCTTGAATGCCCGGTACTGGCGGTGGCGCAGCGTCACCGCGACGTCGCCGAGCGTGTGCTGGAGCTGGTGCTGGCCAGCCTGGACGAACCGCGCAAACCGAAACCGGGTTTGACGCGTATCCGTCGCAATCTGTTTCGGCGTGGCAGTCTGAGCCGCAAATAG
- the murF gene encoding UDP-N-acetylmuramoyl-tripeptide--D-alanyl-D-alanine ligase: MISVSLQALADVLSAELIGADCQINEVTTDTRQITPGCLFVALKGERFDAHDFAADALAAGAGALLVSKRLPLGAPQLVVKDTRLALGQLAAWVRQQVPARVVALTGSSGKTSVKEMTAAILRQCGEVLYTAGNFNNDIGVPLTLLRLQPQHDFAVIELGANHIGEIAYTTALTRPQTALVNNLAAAHLEGFGSLAGVAQAKGEIFAGLPADGVAIINADNNDWPHWQTQLVGKTVWRFSPQATDGVDFFASEISVNGKGTQFTLHSPFGAVAIELPLPGRHNVANALAAAALATSVGASLEAVRVGLGQLQAVPGRLFPIQLKPGQLLLDDSYNANVGSMTAAAQVLAEMPGYRVLVAGDMAELGDEAEECHRQVGEAARLAGIDKVLTVGSLSQLLSAASGQGEHFQDKAAVIARVAELLTEHTVITVLIKGSRSAAMEQVVRALQEKAPC; the protein is encoded by the coding sequence ATGATTTCTGTCTCCCTTCAGGCCTTGGCCGATGTATTGAGCGCTGAATTGATCGGTGCCGATTGCCAAATCAATGAGGTGACGACGGATACCCGCCAGATTACCCCTGGCTGCCTGTTTGTGGCGCTGAAAGGCGAACGTTTTGACGCGCATGATTTTGCCGCCGATGCGCTGGCCGCCGGTGCCGGTGCATTACTGGTCAGCAAGCGCTTACCGCTGGGGGCTCCGCAGCTGGTGGTCAAGGACACCCGCCTGGCGCTGGGGCAACTGGCTGCCTGGGTACGACAGCAGGTGCCGGCTCGGGTGGTTGCCTTGACCGGTTCATCGGGCAAAACCTCGGTGAAGGAAATGACCGCTGCCATTTTGCGCCAATGCGGCGAGGTGCTGTATACCGCCGGCAATTTCAACAATGACATCGGCGTGCCGCTGACGCTGCTGCGTTTACAGCCACAGCATGATTTTGCGGTGATTGAACTGGGCGCCAACCATATCGGTGAAATCGCCTATACCACCGCGTTGACGCGTCCGCAGACTGCGCTGGTGAATAACCTGGCGGCGGCGCATCTGGAAGGCTTCGGTTCGTTGGCCGGTGTGGCGCAGGCGAAGGGCGAAATTTTCGCCGGTTTGCCGGCGGATGGCGTGGCGATCATTAACGCCGATAACAATGACTGGCCGCATTGGCAGACGCAGCTGGTGGGCAAAACCGTGTGGCGCTTCTCGCCGCAGGCCACCGACGGCGTGGATTTCTTCGCCAGCGAGATTAGCGTGAACGGCAAGGGGACGCAGTTTACGTTGCACAGCCCGTTTGGCGCGGTGGCAATCGAACTGCCGTTGCCGGGCCGCCACAACGTGGCGAACGCGCTGGCGGCTGCGGCACTGGCAACCTCGGTCGGCGCCTCGCTTGAGGCGGTACGCGTCGGATTGGGCCAATTGCAGGCAGTACCGGGGCGTTTATTCCCGATTCAGCTCAAACCCGGCCAGCTGTTGCTGGACGATAGCTATAACGCCAACGTCGGTTCAATGACCGCCGCCGCGCAGGTGCTGGCAGAGATGCCGGGTTACCGCGTGCTGGTAGCCGGTGATATGGCCGAACTGGGCGACGAAGCGGAAGAATGCCATCGTCAGGTGGGCGAAGCCGCCCGTCTGGCGGGTATCGACAAAGTATTGACCGTTGGCTCGCTGAGCCAGCTGTTAAGCGCTGCATCGGGCCAGGGCGAACATTTTCAAGACAAGGCAGCAGTGATCGCGCGCGTGGCGGAATTACTGACGGAACATACGGTAATTACCGTATTAATCAAAGGGTCACGTAGTGCCGCAATGGAGCAGGTAGTACGCGCGTTACAGGAGAAAGCACCATGTTAG
- the ilvN gene encoding acetolactate synthase small subunit, producing MRRILSVLLENESGALSRVVGLFSQRGYNIESLTVAPTDDPTLSRMTIQTVGDEKVLEQIEKQLHKLVDVLRVSELAQGAHVEREIMLVKLQASGYGREEVKRCADIFRGQIVDVTATLYTVQLAGTSDKLDAFINAVREVAEIVEVARSGVVGVSRGDKIMR from the coding sequence ATGCGCCGTATCTTATCTGTACTGCTGGAAAACGAATCCGGCGCCCTGTCGCGGGTGGTTGGGCTGTTTTCGCAGCGTGGCTACAATATTGAAAGTCTGACGGTGGCGCCAACCGACGATCCGACCCTTTCGCGCATGACCATTCAGACCGTCGGTGACGAAAAGGTGCTCGAGCAGATCGAAAAGCAGCTGCACAAGCTGGTGGACGTGCTGCGCGTCAGCGAGCTGGCGCAGGGTGCACATGTTGAACGTGAAATCATGCTGGTGAAACTGCAAGCCAGCGGCTACGGACGTGAAGAGGTCAAACGCTGCGCGGATATCTTCCGTGGCCAGATCGTTGACGTCACGGCGACGCTGTATACCGTGCAACTGGCCGGCACCAGCGACAAGCTTGATGCGTTTATCAACGCGGTACGTGAAGTGGCGGAAATCGTTGAGGTGGCGCGTTCTGGCGTGGTTGGCGTGTCGCGCGGCGACAAAATCATGCGCTGA
- the murE gene encoding UDP-N-acetylmuramoyl-L-alanyl-D-glutamate--2,6-diaminopimelate ligase — MADRNLRELLAPWVPTAPERALREMTLDSRIAAAGDLFVAVVGHQTDGRRYIPQAIAQGVAAVIAEAEGEATDGEIREMHGVPVIYLSQLNQRLSALAGRFYLQPAERLRLVGVTGTNGKTTTTQLLAQWSQLLGETAAVMGTVGNGLLGQVCPSENTTGSAVDVQHVLNDLAEHGATFAAMEVSSHGLVQNRVAALPFAAAVFTNLSRDHLDYHGDMASYEAAKWSLFAGHEVGQAIINADDDVGQRWLAQLPDAVAVTMQGNLQPGCRGRWLKATDVNYHDNGATVRFSSSWGDGEIESRLMGAFNVSNLLLALATLLSLGYPLAALLKSGSQLQPVCGRMEVFTAPGKPTVVVDYAHTPDALEKALAAARLHCQGQLWCVFGCGGDRDKGKRPLMGGIAEQFADRVVVTDDNPRTEEPQAIIADILTGLLDPGRALVIHGRAEAVTSAVMQAKQQDVVLVAGKGHEDYQLVGNRRLDYSDRTTVARLLGVIA; from the coding sequence GTGGCAGATCGTAATTTGCGCGAATTACTCGCTCCATGGGTGCCGACGGCACCCGAGCGCGCGCTGCGGGAAATGACATTAGACAGCCGAATTGCGGCTGCCGGGGATCTGTTTGTCGCCGTCGTCGGCCATCAGACAGATGGACGCCGCTATATTCCGCAAGCCATCGCCCAGGGCGTTGCCGCCGTGATCGCCGAGGCCGAAGGTGAGGCCACCGACGGTGAAATCCGCGAAATGCACGGCGTACCGGTAATTTACCTGAGCCAGCTCAATCAGCGTCTGTCTGCGTTGGCCGGGCGTTTTTATCTTCAGCCGGCCGAACGTTTGCGCCTGGTCGGCGTGACCGGCACCAACGGAAAAACCACCACTACCCAGCTGTTGGCGCAATGGAGCCAGCTGTTGGGGGAAACCGCTGCGGTGATGGGGACCGTCGGTAACGGCCTGCTGGGCCAGGTTTGTCCGAGCGAAAACACCACCGGTTCGGCGGTTGATGTGCAGCATGTTCTCAACGATTTGGCCGAGCACGGTGCGACCTTTGCCGCGATGGAAGTCTCTTCCCACGGCCTGGTGCAGAACCGCGTGGCGGCGTTGCCGTTTGCCGCGGCGGTGTTCACTAACCTGAGCCGCGATCACCTCGATTATCACGGTGACATGGCCAGCTACGAAGCCGCCAAGTGGTCGCTGTTCGCCGGACACGAAGTGGGGCAGGCAATCATCAATGCCGATGATGACGTAGGGCAGCGCTGGCTGGCGCAGTTGCCGGATGCGGTGGCAGTGACCATGCAGGGCAACCTGCAACCGGGCTGCCGTGGTCGTTGGCTGAAAGCCACCGACGTCAATTATCACGATAACGGCGCGACCGTGCGTTTCAGCTCAAGCTGGGGCGACGGGGAAATCGAAAGCCGCTTGATGGGCGCCTTTAACGTCAGCAATCTGTTGCTGGCGCTGGCGACCTTGCTGTCGCTGGGTTACCCGCTGGCGGCATTGCTGAAGTCCGGCAGCCAGTTGCAGCCGGTCTGCGGCCGTATGGAAGTGTTCACTGCGCCGGGCAAGCCGACGGTAGTGGTGGATTATGCCCACACGCCGGATGCGCTGGAAAAAGCGCTGGCCGCGGCGCGCCTGCATTGCCAGGGGCAACTGTGGTGCGTGTTTGGCTGTGGCGGCGATCGCGACAAGGGCAAACGCCCGCTGATGGGCGGCATCGCCGAGCAGTTCGCCGATCGTGTGGTCGTGACGGACGACAATCCGCGTACCGAAGAACCGCAGGCGATTATCGCCGACATCCTGACCGGCCTGCTGGATCCGGGGCGTGCTCTGGTCATTCATGGCCGTGCCGAAGCGGTCACCAGCGCGGTGATGCAGGCGAAACAACAGGACGTGGTGCTGGTAGCAGGCAAGGGCCATGAAGATTACCAACTGGTGGGGAATCGTCGTCTGGATTACTCCGATCGCACCACCGTGGCACGTTTGCTGGGGGTAATCGCATGA
- the ilvI gene encoding acetolactate synthase 3 large subunit produces the protein MEMLSGAEMVVRSLIDQGVKHVFGYPGGAVLDIYDALHTVGGIDHVLVRHEQGAVHMADGYARATGEVGVVLVTSGPGATNAITGIATAYMDSIPMVVLSGQVPSSLIGYDAFQECDMVGISRPVVKHSFLVKRTEDIPSILKKAFYLAASGRPGPVVIDLPKDIVGPAVRMPYAYPQDVSMRSYNPTVQGHRGQIKRALQTVLAAKKPVMYVGGGAINAACHQELRELAEKLNLPVTCTLMGLGAFPGTHRQSVGMLGMHGTYEANKTMHHSDVIFAVGVRFDDRTTNNLAKYCPDATVLHIDIDPTSISKTVDADIPIVGDAKQVLTQMLELLGQGEKQQDHDALRDWWQAIEQWRARDCLGYDKTGPTIKPQAVIETLHRLTKGDAYVTSDVGQHQMFAALYYPFDQPRRWINSGGLGTMGFGLPAALGVKLALPDETVVCVTGDGSIQMNIQELSTALQYNLPVVVVNLNNRYLGMVKQWQDMIYSGRHSQSYMESLPDFVKLAEAYGHVGIAIRTPDELESKLAQALAEKNRLVFVDVTVDETEHVYPMQIRGGSMDEMWLSKTERT, from the coding sequence ATGGAGATGTTATCAGGAGCCGAGATGGTCGTCCGATCGTTGATCGATCAGGGCGTAAAACATGTATTCGGCTACCCGGGCGGGGCGGTGCTCGATATTTATGATGCCCTGCACACGGTTGGCGGCATTGATCACGTGCTGGTTCGTCACGAGCAGGGCGCGGTGCACATGGCCGACGGCTACGCGCGCGCCACTGGCGAAGTCGGGGTGGTGCTGGTGACATCCGGCCCCGGTGCGACCAATGCCATTACCGGCATTGCTACCGCCTATATGGATTCGATTCCGATGGTGGTACTGTCGGGCCAGGTCCCTAGCTCGCTGATTGGCTACGATGCCTTCCAGGAATGCGATATGGTGGGTATTTCCCGTCCGGTGGTAAAGCACAGTTTCCTGGTGAAACGCACCGAAGACATCCCTTCCATTCTGAAAAAAGCCTTCTATCTGGCGGCCAGCGGTCGCCCTGGCCCGGTGGTCATCGACTTGCCGAAGGACATTGTCGGGCCGGCGGTAAGAATGCCTTATGCTTACCCGCAGGACGTCAGCATGCGCTCTTACAATCCGACGGTGCAGGGGCATCGTGGGCAAATAAAGCGGGCGTTGCAAACCGTATTGGCAGCCAAAAAGCCGGTGATGTATGTCGGCGGCGGCGCCATCAATGCCGCCTGCCATCAGGAACTGCGAGAACTGGCAGAAAAACTCAACCTGCCGGTAACCTGCACGCTGATGGGGTTGGGCGCATTCCCTGGTACGCATCGTCAGAGCGTAGGCATGCTGGGCATGCACGGGACCTATGAAGCCAACAAAACCATGCATCATTCCGATGTCATTTTTGCTGTTGGCGTGCGATTTGACGATCGCACCACCAACAATCTGGCCAAGTACTGCCCGGATGCCACGGTGCTGCACATCGATATCGATCCCACCTCGATTTCGAAAACGGTGGATGCCGATATCCCGATTGTCGGCGACGCCAAACAGGTGCTGACGCAGATGCTCGAACTGCTGGGACAAGGGGAAAAGCAGCAGGATCACGATGCGTTGCGCGACTGGTGGCAGGCGATCGAACAATGGCGCGCGCGCGATTGCCTGGGCTATGACAAAACCGGTCCGACCATCAAACCGCAGGCGGTAATCGAAACCCTGCACCGCCTGACCAAAGGCGATGCCTACGTCACCTCGGACGTCGGGCAGCACCAAATGTTCGCCGCGCTGTATTATCCGTTTGACCAGCCACGCCGCTGGATTAACTCCGGCGGGCTCGGCACCATGGGCTTTGGGCTGCCGGCGGCGCTGGGCGTGAAGCTGGCGCTACCCGATGAAACCGTGGTGTGCGTCACCGGCGACGGCAGCATTCAAATGAACATCCAGGAGTTGTCCACCGCGCTGCAATACAATCTGCCGGTGGTGGTGGTCAATCTCAATAACCGTTATCTGGGGATGGTGAAGCAGTGGCAGGACATGATCTACTCTGGCCGCCATTCTCAGTCCTATATGGAGTCTCTGCCCGACTTCGTCAAGCTGGCTGAAGCCTATGGCCATGTCGGTATTGCCATTCGCACGCCGGACGAGCTGGAAAGCAAGCTGGCGCAGGCGTTGGCAGAAAAGAACCGGCTGGTGTTTGTCGATGTGACCGTCGATGAAACCGAACATGTGTATCCAATGCAGATCCGCGGTGGAAGCATGGACGAAATGTGGTTAAGCAAAACGGAGAGGACCTGA
- the rsmH gene encoding 16S rRNA (cytosine(1402)-N(4))-methyltransferase RsmH, producing the protein MLENYKHTTVLLDEAVNGLNIRSNGIYIDGTFGRGGHSRLILSQLGPEGRLLAIDRDPQAIAAAKSIEDPRFTIVHGPFSDLSHYVRERELVGKIDGVLLDLGVSSPQLDDAERGFSFMRDGPLDMRMDPTRGQSAAEWLLKAEADDIAWVLKTFGEERFAKRIARAIVERNKTEPMTRTKELADLIADASPFREKHKHPATRSFQAIRIYINSELEEIERALDGALEVLAPQGRLSIISFHSLEDRIVKRFMRHHSRGAQVPAGLPLTEAQLRELGGRNLKSLGKMMPSEAEVAENPRARSSVLRIAERMPA; encoded by the coding sequence ATGTTGGAAAACTATAAACACACCACCGTGCTGTTGGATGAGGCGGTTAATGGCCTCAACATCCGCAGCAACGGCATATATATCGACGGTACTTTTGGTCGCGGTGGCCATTCTCGTCTGATTCTGTCCCAACTGGGGCCGGAAGGACGCTTGCTGGCAATTGACCGCGATCCGCAGGCGATTGCAGCCGCCAAATCTATTGAAGATCCACGTTTTACTATCGTACACGGCCCATTTTCCGATTTGTCACATTATGTGCGCGAACGCGAACTGGTCGGTAAAATCGACGGCGTACTGCTCGATCTGGGCGTTTCCTCCCCGCAGCTCGATGACGCAGAACGCGGTTTCTCGTTTATGCGCGACGGGCCACTGGATATGCGCATGGATCCCACGCGCGGACAGTCAGCGGCCGAATGGTTGCTGAAAGCTGAAGCAGACGATATCGCCTGGGTACTGAAAACCTTCGGCGAAGAACGTTTTGCCAAGCGTATCGCGCGTGCCATCGTCGAACGTAACAAGACCGAGCCAATGACGCGCACCAAAGAGCTGGCCGATCTGATCGCCGACGCCAGTCCTTTCCGTGAAAAGCACAAGCACCCGGCAACCCGCAGCTTCCAGGCGATCCGCATCTACATTAACAGCGAACTGGAAGAAATCGAACGTGCGCTGGACGGCGCACTGGAAGTGCTAGCACCGCAGGGGCGGCTGTCGATCATCAGCTTCCACTCGCTGGAAGATCGCATCGTCAAACGCTTTATGCGCCACCACAGCCGCGGCGCGCAGGTGCCGGCCGGCCTGCCATTGACCGAGGCGCAACTGCGTGAGTTGGGCGGTCGCAATCTGAAATCGCTGGGCAAAATGATGCCGTCGGAAGCGGAAGTGGCGGAAAACCCACGTGCGCGCAGTTCGGTACTGCGCATCGCCGAGAGGATGCCGGCGTGA
- the mraZ gene encoding division/cell wall cluster transcriptional repressor MraZ, giving the protein MFRGATMVNLDSKGRLAVPTRYRETLIEESQGQMVCTIDLHQPCLLLYPLPEWEIIEQKLSRLSSMNPAERRVQRLLLGHASECQMDNAGRLLIASTLRQHAALTKEVMLVGQFNKFELWDEQTWYQQVKDDIDAEQSSQEPLSERLQDLSL; this is encoded by the coding sequence ATGTTCCGTGGCGCGACGATGGTCAATCTCGACAGCAAGGGCCGGCTTGCCGTACCTACCCGATATCGGGAAACGCTGATCGAAGAATCGCAAGGCCAAATGGTTTGCACCATTGACCTCCATCAGCCCTGCCTGCTGCTTTATCCATTGCCTGAATGGGAAATCATTGAACAAAAATTATCCCGTCTGTCGAGCATGAATCCCGCCGAGCGCCGCGTTCAGCGCTTGCTGTTGGGACATGCCAGTGAATGTCAGATGGATAACGCCGGTCGGTTGCTGATAGCCAGTACGCTACGTCAACACGCCGCGCTCACTAAAGAAGTGATGCTGGTCGGGCAGTTCAACAAGTTTGAGCTGTGGGATGAACAGACCTGGTATCAACAAGTCAAGGATGATATTGACGCTGAACAGTCGTCTCAGGAACCGTTGTCTGAGCGGCTACAGGACTTGTCGCTATAA
- the ftsL gene encoding cell division protein FtsL has translation MIGNERHGLVGVIGGDLLRNAKIPLILLIAVLVSAILVVTTAHRTRLLTAEREQLVLEKDALDIEWRNLILEENALGDHSRVERIATEKLQLQHVDPAQENIIVKQ, from the coding sequence GTGATTGGCAACGAGCGTCATGGATTGGTCGGGGTGATTGGCGGCGATTTGCTGCGCAACGCCAAGATCCCGCTGATTTTGCTGATCGCCGTACTGGTCTCCGCCATTTTGGTGGTGACCACGGCGCACCGCACCCGACTGCTGACCGCCGAGCGCGAGCAACTGGTGCTAGAGAAAGATGCGCTGGATATCGAATGGCGCAACCTGATTCTGGAAGAAAACGCCCTGGGCGATCATAGCCGGGTGGAACGTATCGCAACGGAAAAACTGCAACTGCAGCATGTGGATCCGGCGCAAGAAAATATCATCGTTAAACAATGA